A genomic segment from Anaeromyxobacter sp. encodes:
- a CDS encoding response regulator produces the protein MRPVSTPLAGKRLLLIVEDAVLAALLAEAASRLGAEATVAPTGRAALEALARPPLPGAAVLDLPLPDVRGSEVLAALRRAGVPVVAISGAFRGPQAAGEVLRAGAADFFEKPFPVLALMARVARLMGEALPGLGEPEDEVTGAIPLGPGPGGGLDDAPFLALTDDDQVHEPPPATGADALASPLPAPPRQPAPAGSALAPPGPPPRRGDLGQASVPRLLVALHVAQATGALTVRRGPVKKILLLEKGAPIYAASNVAGERLGAICVRRGVIAADALLALRRADPAARTADLLLAARALTPARRAELTSAQVRAIAWSTFEWRDGEYDFQLARPPAGLLQLGLSMADLLLEGLVRASTLPTLLAELPRDLHLAPSPAPAFELYALGLRPAEAHLLSLCDGTKSVQDLAALARVPEREALAFLQALRVMRVLESVESVLAGTRRIGFM, from the coding sequence ATCCGGCCCGTGTCGACCCCGCTCGCCGGAAAGCGGCTCCTGCTGATCGTCGAGGATGCGGTCCTGGCCGCGCTGCTGGCCGAGGCCGCCAGCCGCCTGGGCGCGGAGGCCACCGTCGCGCCCACCGGCCGCGCCGCCCTGGAGGCCCTGGCCCGCCCGCCCCTGCCCGGCGCCGCCGTGCTCGACCTGCCCCTGCCCGACGTGCGCGGCAGCGAGGTCCTGGCGGCGCTCAGGCGCGCCGGCGTGCCGGTGGTGGCCATCTCGGGTGCCTTCCGCGGACCGCAGGCCGCCGGCGAGGTGCTGCGCGCCGGCGCGGCCGACTTCTTCGAGAAGCCCTTCCCGGTGCTGGCGCTGATGGCGCGGGTGGCGCGGCTCATGGGCGAGGCCCTGCCGGGGCTCGGCGAGCCGGAGGACGAGGTGACGGGCGCCATCCCGCTGGGGCCGGGCCCCGGCGGCGGGCTCGACGACGCCCCGTTCCTGGCGCTGACCGACGACGACCAGGTCCACGAGCCGCCCCCGGCCACCGGCGCGGACGCGCTGGCCAGCCCCCTGCCGGCCCCGCCGCGCCAGCCGGCGCCCGCCGGCTCCGCCCTGGCGCCGCCCGGGCCGCCACCTCGCCGCGGCGATCTCGGCCAGGCCAGCGTGCCGCGCCTGCTGGTGGCCCTGCACGTGGCCCAGGCCACCGGGGCGCTGACGGTGCGCCGCGGCCCGGTCAAGAAGATCCTGCTGCTGGAGAAGGGGGCGCCGATCTACGCGGCGTCCAACGTGGCGGGGGAGCGCCTCGGCGCCATCTGCGTGCGGCGCGGGGTCATCGCGGCCGACGCCCTGCTGGCGCTGCGTCGCGCCGACCCGGCGGCCCGCACCGCCGACCTGCTGCTGGCGGCCCGCGCCCTGACGCCGGCCCGCCGGGCCGAGCTCACCAGCGCCCAGGTCCGGGCCATCGCCTGGTCCACCTTCGAGTGGCGCGACGGCGAGTACGACTTCCAGCTGGCCCGGCCGCCGGCCGGCCTGCTGCAGCTGGGGCTGTCGATGGCCGACCTGCTGCTGGAGGGGCTGGTGCGGGCCTCGACCCTGCCCACCCTGCTGGCCGAGCTGCCGCGCGACCTGCACCTGGCCCCCTCGCCCGCGCCGGCCTTCGAGCTCTACGCCCTGGGGCTCCGCCCGGCCGAGGCCCACCTGCTCTCGCTGTGCGACGGCACCAAGAGCGTGCAGGACCTGGCGGCGCTGGCGCGGGTGCCGGAGCGCGAGGCCCTGGCCTTCCTGCAGGCCCTGCGGGTGATGCGGGTGCTGGAGAGCGTGGAGAGCGTGCTGGCGGGCACCCGGCGCATCGGCTTCATGTGA